The Fortiea contorta PCC 7126 genome has a segment encoding these proteins:
- a CDS encoding CHASE3 domain-containing protein, protein MLDNAKGYHKEEMALQRLTTNRVTVGFGLALAVLLGVSVNAYLNLLNYRKSADAVEHTLRIQNTLESIISSLKDVETAQRGYLLTNNQDYLKPYQEGLKKINPTVQRLQELTRNNSTQQQRLNTLESQINLKLAELEQTISLQKSNQQEAALQVVRGGEGKQLMDKIRQLVWEMKSQESSLLTQSSAAAQDKAQKTTLVIILGNLLALGLVTLAIFTLHRDATKRRYAEEQLQLLNEDLEQRVSDRTAELETINRVKDEFLSVLSHELRTPLNAILGWAKLLRSGRLDDAKAEQGLEVIERNARSQAQLIEDLLDISRIITGKLRLKVRPIAPISVVEAALDTVRPAAQARGIRIQTVLDSDAGPVSGDPDRLQQVVWNLLSNAIKFTPKGGRVQVRLERINSHVEIIVSDTGQGINPEFLPYIFDRFSQADASTTRVHSGLGLGLAIARNIVELHGGTIHAQSPGEGQGTTFVVNLPLMIVHRPLDTPDRVHSTANREVSLDNAPSLQGINIVVVDDEADTRELMITLLEQYGATVTAVASASEALEKITQLRPDVLISDIGMPEEDGYSLIRRVRSLTTEQGGQTPAIALTAYARTEDRIQALTAGFQTHIAKPIEPAELVAVIRSFVRRDRSS, encoded by the coding sequence ATGTTGGATAATGCCAAAGGATATCACAAAGAAGAAATGGCGCTTCAGCGGTTAACTACAAATCGGGTAACAGTAGGATTTGGCTTGGCATTGGCTGTATTGCTGGGTGTAAGTGTTAATGCTTATTTGAATTTGCTTAACTACAGAAAGTCGGCTGATGCTGTTGAACATACCCTGAGAATTCAGAACACCCTTGAGAGCATTATTTCTAGCCTGAAAGATGTTGAAACTGCTCAACGAGGCTATTTGTTAACGAACAATCAAGACTATCTTAAGCCTTATCAAGAAGGACTAAAAAAAATTAATCCCACTGTCCAAAGATTGCAAGAATTGACGCGCAATAACAGCACTCAACAGCAACGACTCAATACTTTGGAATCTCAGATCAACTTAAAGTTAGCAGAACTAGAACAAACAATCTCCTTACAAAAAAGCAATCAACAAGAGGCTGCTTTACAGGTGGTGCGGGGGGGTGAGGGGAAGCAACTGATGGATAAAATTCGTCAGTTGGTGTGGGAAATGAAATCCCAAGAGAGCAGCTTGTTAACTCAAAGTAGCGCTGCTGCTCAAGATAAGGCGCAAAAAACTACTTTAGTGATTATTTTAGGCAATTTGTTAGCTTTGGGTTTGGTGACATTGGCAATTTTTACCCTGCATCGGGATGCTACCAAACGAAGGTATGCAGAGGAACAGTTGCAGTTGTTAAATGAAGATTTAGAACAAAGAGTTAGCGATCGCACTGCAGAATTAGAAACTATTAATCGAGTAAAAGATGAGTTTCTCTCGGTGCTCTCTCATGAACTGCGGACACCCCTCAATGCTATACTCGGTTGGGCAAAGTTGCTCCGGAGTGGCAGATTAGACGATGCCAAAGCCGAGCAAGGGTTAGAAGTAATTGAGCGCAATGCTAGATCCCAAGCTCAACTAATTGAAGATTTACTAGATATTTCCCGCATTATCACGGGTAAGCTGCGTCTGAAGGTTCGCCCTATTGCTCCCATCTCGGTGGTTGAAGCGGCTTTAGATACAGTGCGTCCAGCAGCACAGGCGCGAGGAATTCGCATTCAAACTGTGTTAGATTCTGACGCTGGGCCAGTTTCAGGTGATCCAGATAGATTGCAACAGGTAGTGTGGAATCTTTTATCTAATGCCATCAAGTTTACACCCAAAGGGGGACGAGTGCAAGTCCGGCTGGAGCGAATTAATTCCCATGTGGAAATCATCGTCAGCGATACAGGACAAGGTATTAATCCGGAGTTTTTACCGTATATTTTTGACCGCTTCAGTCAAGCGGATGCTTCCACCACTAGAGTACATTCTGGGTTAGGGTTGGGACTAGCGATCGCTCGCAATATCGTCGAGTTGCATGGGGGTACAATTCATGCTCAAAGTCCAGGTGAGGGACAGGGAACGACTTTTGTAGTTAATTTGCCGTTGATGATTGTCCATCGCCCCCTGGATACCCCAGATCGAGTCCATTCCACTGCTAATCGTGAAGTTTCTCTAGATAACGCTCCTTCTTTACAAGGTATCAATATTGTGGTAGTCGATGACGAAGCAGATACGCGAGAACTAATGATTACCTTGTTAGAGCAATATGGAGCGACAGTTACAGCCGTAGCTTCTGCAAGTGAGGCGCTAGAAAAAATTACGCAATTGCGACCAGATGTGCTAATTAGTGATATTGGGATGCCAGAGGAAGACGGTTATTCCTTAATTCGTCGAGTCAGAAGCTTGACTACAGAACAAGGTGGACAGACTCCAGCGATCGCCCTGACAGCCTACGCGAGAACAGAAGACAGAATTCAGGCGCTGACAGCAGGGTTTCAAACACACATTGCTAAACCGATAGAACCAGCGGAACTCGTAGCAGTAATTAGAAGTTTTGTAAGGCGCGATCGCTCAAGTTAA